Proteins encoded in a region of the Chelonoidis abingdonii isolate Lonesome George chromosome 2, CheloAbing_2.0, whole genome shotgun sequence genome:
- the DSP gene encoding desmoplakin isoform X1, translating to MSMNGESHPRLNTLARMVRAESGPDMRYEMNSHMVGGGGGGSSSSHATHKMYTIQKNYVQDFSSEGYGQNGTGTMSRRQNTIQDLLQNCADCLMRAELIVQPELKYGDGIQISRNRELEECFAQANEHMDILDGLIREMRQMGQPCDLYQKRLLQLQEQMRALYKAITGPRVRRASSKGGGCYSSQSGSGWDEYTKRITSECLGWMRQQKSEMELVKWGFDAAAIEQQINDHRRFHNAIGDYRWHLDKVKTDLREKAAVHQLEEEYETLLRSSFERMDQLRQFQNLIQATSREIMWINDCEEEELLYDWSDRNTDIARKQEAFSKRMSQLELKEKDLNKLKQESDQLVLNQHPASDKIEAYMDTLQTQWSWILQITKCIDVHLKENAAYFQFFEEAQSTENYLKNLQDSVRKKYICDKNMSLQSLLEQIKELENEREKILEYKRQVQNLVNKSRKIVQLKPRNPDYRSNRPIILKALCDYKQDLKTIRKGDECILKDNTERSKWLVTGPGGVDMLVPSVSLIIPPPNPLAVDLATKIEQYYEAILALWNQLYINMKSLVSWHYCMIDIEKIKAMTIAKLKTMRTEDYQRIITDLEIHYQEFLRNSQGSEMFGDDDKRKIQTQFTDAQKHYQTLVIQLPSQQRPQQQQQVVTTEITQLDAPKQVLINERNRELEKQEAWLLTELQKLRRQIEICEMRMVQRTPLRVDQGASHNFSVKINELEGIQNDSQTMADTLNKHKDLLPNFRGSEKYVYLQLEITNLFQKLENINGVSAGYLDSLIALRSLLQVILQAEDVIKVFEVRLTEEETVSLDLDKVEAYRACLKKMKVDLNQKKSLLNALESELQKVMQIHSQSSQAYVLYDLDLGKYTDKVNQLTDRWHRVEKQIDHRSWDLERQVKQLKTYRDLYQALNKWICDAKRRQDAIEAVKLGDCNTIMRYSHEQKNLHSEITGKRDKVEEVLKQADLCAAAIKDYELLAASYSSGLETLLNIPIKKTIVQSPAGLILQEAAEIQSRYIELLTRSGDYYKFLSEILKSMEDLKMKSTKIEMLEEELRLARDANSDNSNKYKFLEQNLQKFQVDCSQLKAKLMSLEELKRQAEIDGNSAKQNLDKCYGQIKDLNDRITRLTYEIEDEKRKRKQMEDRYEQQKNDYDQLQKTRQNEKDSLSWQKLESEKFIKEKEYEIEKLRVLLQDEGVRKREYENELAKVRNQFNEEMSNLKNKYETEINIKTTTIHQLASQKEDDTKSLRNQLDRVARENRDLKDEIVRLNDAILQATEQRRRAEENALQQKACSSEVSQQKQQLELELKQIIQLRNEDNSRYKQALEEAALTIQEKTKELERLKIQLQEEAKSQWQLENELAKVRNNFDEEIISLKNKYETEINITKTTIHQITVQKEEDTNNYRTQLDNAMRENRNLCEEIRRLKNTISQTTENLIKIEENAQQQKAASSEISQKKHQLEVELKQVIQMHSEETVRYKQSLDDAAKTIQERNKEIERLRKSFEVETSKRKDLEEENKQLQRVQFDLQKTNVSATETINKLRIQEQELTRLKIEYERISQEKKGKDQESSKLQNTIKDLQHQKHKLEEELCRLNKNTMEESSKRKKVEEELESMRRSFREQSVKITNLTQQIEEVSIVKKRSEDDLKHQRELLDGQVREKQRFIEEIRKYTSEIETLNHQLVQEQEHLKQAHLRSEHLQKAIEDKSRSLNECKIEIERLQSLTENLTKEHLMLEEELRNLRLEYDDLRRGKSEADGEKNATIAELKNQLKTSSKQTLELQGLINDLHRERENLRQEIEKFQKQALEASNRIQESQNQYTHIMQERETLLMKISTLEQDRARLQRLEEELNRAKITLESESRLKQRLESEKQQILNDLNQWKSQYSRNEETIRKFESEREKSEREKNALRVEIERLQMEIKRIEDRYKCRLEEVSCKSQSEMDAERLRMQREIEKLKYRPCGSHRCTQTEEEFAIDPSKLLFNGLRKKITAIQLYECQLIDKNTLDKLLRGQRSVEEVAADIEPYLRGAGAIAGASLTPKEKYTLLEAKRKQLLTPENTVLLLEAQAATGGVIDPHRNELLTVDSAIARDLIDFDDREQIYTAEKAILGFKDPFSGKTVPVSDAIKKNLIDRETGIRLLEAQMAAGGIVDPVNSVFLPKDVALSRGLIDKDLYRVLNNPQGASKNFIDPATKKAVSYIQLREKCRIEPHTGLLLLPVQKRSMSFQGIRQPVPISELVSSGIIQESTACGLEAGTISVEEVSDSIKDFLQGSSCIAGIYNETTKEKLGIYQAMKIGLVRPGTALELLEAQAATGFIVDPVSSMRLPVEEAYKRGLVGIEFKDKLLSAERAVTGYKDPETGNIISLFQAMNKELIEKGHGIRLLEAQIATGGIIDPKESHRLPVDMAYKRGYFNEELNLILSDPSDDTKGFFDPNTEENLTYLQLKERCIKDEATGLCLLPLRDKKKVVQTSQKNTLRKRRVVIVDPETNREMSVQEAYNKGLIDYDTYMELSEQECEWEEITITGSDGSTRVVLVDRKTGNQYDVQDAIDKGLVERKFFDQYRSGSLSLTQFADMISCKNGGDEVFKHESVTKSPTVLSVRSSSVRRSGSFSAPLEECSPIAAIFDTENLERISISEAIQRGIVDSITGQRLLEAQACTGGIICPTTGQRLSLQDAVAQGIIDHDMATRLKPAQKAFLGFEGLKGGTRMSAAEAVKEKWLPYEAGQRFLEFQYLTGGLVDPEVRGRISMEEAIRKGLIDGRNAQRLQDTNSYTKILTCPKTKLKISYKDAMSRSMVEDVTGLRLLEASSVSSKGISSPYNVSSAPGSRSGSRSGSQSGSRRGSLDASANTSYSYSYSSFSSSSIGR from the exons TCTGAAATGGAGTTAGTGAAATGGGGTTTTGACGCAGCAGCTATTGAGCAACAAATTAATGACCACAGGAGATTTCACAATGCCATCGGGGACTATCGCTGGCACCTGGACAAAGTGAAAACAGATCTG CGTGAGAAGGCTGCAGTTCATCAGCTAGAAGAAGAATATGAAACCCTTCTG AGATCCTCCTTTGAGAGAATGGATCAACTGCGTCAGTTTCAGAACCTCATCCAAGCCACTAGCAGAGAGATCATGTGGATCAATGACTGTGAGGAAGAGGAGCTTCTGTATGACTGGAGTGACAGGAACACAGATATTGCCAGGAAGCAGGAGGCCTTTTCT AAACGCATGAGCCAGTTGGAACTTAAAGAAAAAGACCTCAACAAACTTAAGCAAGAAAGTGACCAACTAGTGCTCAATCAGCACCCTGCTTCTGACAAAATTGAG GCATACATGGACACACTGCAAACTCAGTGGAGCTGGATTCTTCAGATCACCAAATGCATTGATGTTCATCTGAAGGAGAACGCAGCATACTTTCAG TTTTTTGAAGAGGCTCAATCCACTGAAAACTACCTGAAGAACCTACAGGACTCTGTCAGAAAGAAGTACATATGTGATAAGAACATGTCACTCCAAAGCCTACTGGAACAGATCAAAGAACTTGAG AATGAACGAGAGAAAATTCTGGAATACAAGAGGCAAGTGCAGAACTTGGTGAATAAGTCCAGGAAGATTGTGCAGTTGAAGCCTCGTAACCCAGACTACAGGAGTAACAGGCCCATTATCCTCAAGGCCCTGTGTGACTACAAACAGGATCTG AAAACCATCCGGAAAGGAGATGAATGCATACTGAAGGACAACACTGAACGCAGCAAATGGCTTGTAACTGGGCCAGGAGGAGTAGATATGCTGGTGCCATCTGTCAGTCTTATTATTCCTCCTCCTAATCCATTAGCTGTGGATCTTGCTACTAA GATTGAGCAGTACTATGAAGCTATTCTGGCTCTGTGGAACCAGCTATACATCAACATGAAGAGTCTGGTGTCCTGGCACTATTGCATGATTGACATTGAGAAAATCAAGGCTATGACTATTGCTAAG CTGAAAACCATGCGCACAGAAGATTATCAGAGAATCATAACTGATCTGGAGATCCATTACCAAGAATTCCTTAGGAACAGTCAAGGCTCAGAGATGTTTGGTGATGATGACAAACGGAAAATCCAGACTCAGTTCACTGATGCTCAGAAGCACTATCAAACCTTGGTTATACAACTGCCAAGTCAACAACGGcctcagcaacagcagcaag TGGTAACAACTGAAATCACTCAGTTGGATGCACCAAAACAAGTTCTAATTAATGAAAGAAACCGGGAACTTGAGAAGCAGGAGGCCTGGCTGCTGACAGAACTCCAGAAACTTCGTCGGCAAATAGAAATCTGTGAGATGCGTATGGTGCAACGAACCCCACTCAGAGTGGATCAGGGGGCGTCCCacaatttttcagtcaaaataaaTGAGTTAGAG GGTATACAGAATGATTCACAAACAATGGCTGACACCCTCAACAAGCATAAGGACCTGCTGCCCAACTTCAGAGGCTCTGAAAAGTATGTCTATTTGCAGTTGGAGATAACTAACTTGTTTCAGAAACTGGAAAATATTAATGGTGTGTCTGCTGGCTACTTAGACAG TTTGATTGCACTGAGATCACTGCTCCAGGTTATTCTACAAGCAGAAGATGTGATCAAAGTTTTTGAAGTCAGACTCACCGAAGAGGAAACGGTTTCTTTGGACCTTGATAAAGTGGAGGCTTACCGAGCCTGTCTGAAG AAAATGAAAGTAGACCTAAACCAGAAAAAGTCATTGCTGAACGCCCTGGAATCTGAGCTGCAGAAAGTGATGCAAATCCACTCGCAGTCTAGCCAGGCTTATGTTCTCTATGATTTGGACCTTGGGAAGTACACTGACAAAGTCAACCAGCTAACAGACCGTTGGCACAGGGTAGAGAAACAGATAGACCACAG aTCATGGGATCTAGAAAGACAGGTCAAACAGCTGAAAACTTACCGTGATTTATACCAGGCTCTGAACAAATGGATCTGTGATGCTAAGCGCAGGCAAGATGCAATTGAAGCTGTGAAATTAGGAGATTGCAACACCATCATGAGATATTCACATGAGCAGAAG AACTTGCATAGTGAAATAACAGGAAAACGAGACAAAGTGGAGGAGGTTCTCAAGCAAGCAGATCTGTGTGCAGCTGCAATTAAG GATTATGAATTACTGGCTGCTTCCTACAGTTCAGGACTGGAAACGTTGCTCAACATACCTATCAAGAAGACTATAGTTCAGTCACCTGCAGGGTTGATTCTTCAAGAG gCTGCAGAAATTCAGTCTCGGTACATAGAACTTCTTACAAGATCAGGGGATTATTACAAATTCTTAAGTGAAATATTGAAGAGCATGGAGGATTTGAAG atgaaaagcactaaaattGAAATGCTTGAAGAAGAGCTCAGGCTTGCCAGAGATGCAAATTCTGATAATAGCAACAAGTATAAATTTCTGGAACAGAATCTGCAGAAGTTCCAGGTGGACTGTTCCCAGCTCAAAGCAAAGCTCATGAGTCTAGAGGAGTTGAAGAGACAAGCTGAGATAGATGGCAATTCTGCTAAGCAAAACCTGGACAAATGCTATGGTCAGATAAAGGATCTCAATGATAGGATAACCAGACTCACTTATGAGATTGAAgatgagaaaaggaaaaggaagcagATGGAGGATAGATACGAGCAGCAGAAAAATGACTATGACCAACTgcagaaaacaagacaaaatgagaaagataGCCTGAGCTGGCAAAAGTTAGAGTCTGAGAagttcatcaaggagaaagagTACGAGATAGAAAAGTTAAGGGTTCTTCTCCAGGATGAGGGCGTACGGAAGAGGGAATATGAAAATGAGCTGGCTAAGGTAAGAAACCAGTTTAACGAGGAGATGAGTAATTTAAAGAACAAATATGAGACTGAAATTAATATTAAGACGACCACAATCCATCAGCTAGCTTCCCAAAAAGAAGATGATACAAAAAGTCTCAGAAACCAGTTGGATAGAGTGGCAAGGGAGAACAGAGACCTTAAAGATGAGATTGTGAGACTCAATGATGCCATTTTGCAAGCAACAGAGCAACGAAGGAGAGCAGAAGAAAATGCTCTTCAGCAGAAGGCCTGTAGTTCTGAAGTGtcacagcagaagcagcagctggagctggagtTGAAACAGATAATTCAGCTGCGTAATGAAGACAACTCAAGGTATAAGCAGGCACTTGAGGAGGCTGCATTAACTATCCAGGAAAAAACAAAGGAACTGGAAAGATTAAAGATTCAGCTTCAGGAAGAGGCTAAAAGCCAATGGCAACTTGAAAATGAACTGGCTAAGGTAAGGAACAATTTTGATGAGGAAATTATTAGTTTAAAGAACAAGTATGAGACCGAAATTAATATCACCAAGACTACGATTCACCAGATTACTGTGCAAAAAGAAGAGGACACAAATAATTACCGAACACAGCTTGACAATGCCATGCGAGAAAATAGGAATTTGTGTGAGGAGATTAGGAGACTGAAGAACACAATAAGTCAGACAACAGAGAACCTTATAAAAATAGAGGAAAATGCTCAACAGCAGAAAGCAGCTAGCTCAGAGATCTCCCAGAAGAAACATCAACTGGAGGTTGAGCTAAAACAAGTCATTCAGATGCACTCGGAAGAAACCGTGCGATACAAGCAGTCACTTGATGATGCGGCAAAGACAATTcaagagagaaacaaagagatTGAAAGACTGAGAAAGTCATTTGAAGTGGAAACAAGTAAAAGGAAGGACTTAGAGGAGGAAAATAAACAGTTACAAAGAGTTCAGTTTGATCTGCAGAAAACTAACGTCAGTGCAACAGAGACGATTAACAAACTGAGGATCCAGGAACAGGAACTGACACGACTGAAAATTGAATATGAAAGAATTTCAcaagagaagaaagggaaggatCAAGAAAGTTCAAAGTTGCAAAACACTATAAAAGACTTGCAGCACCAGAAACATAAACTGGAAGAGGAACTTTGTAGGCTGAATAAAAACACAATGGAGGAGTCTTCCAAGAGGAAGAAAGTAGAAGAGGAATTAGAAAGTATGAGGAGATCTTTCAGAGAGCAGTCAGTTAAAATCACCAATCTCACTCAGCAGATAGAGGAAGTGTCCATTGTAAAGAAAAGGAGTGAAGATGACCTTAAGCACCAGAGAGAGTTACTAGATGGTCAAGTAAGAGAAAAGCAGAGATTCATAGAGGAGATAAGAAAATACACATCCGAGATTGAAACTTTAAACCACCAGTTGGTTCAAGAGCAGGAACACTTAAAACAGGCTCACCTCCGAAGTGAGCACTTGCAGAAAGCTATTGAGGACAAAAGCAGGAGCCTGAATGAGTGCAAAATAGAAATTGAAAGACTTCAGTCTCTTACTGAGAACCTTACTAAGGAACACTTGATGTTAGAGGAAGAGCTGCGCAATTTAAGATTGGAATATGATGATCTAAGAAGGGGCAAAAGTGAAGCTGATGGTGAAAAAAATGCTACTATTGCTGAACTAAAGAATCAACTCAAAACAAGCAGCAAGCAAACCCtggaacttcaggggctgattaATGATTTgcacagagaaagggaaaatttgagacaGGAAATTGAAAAATTCCAAAAGCAGGCTCTAGAG GCATCCAACAGGATTCAAGAATCTCAAAATCAGTATACTCACATTATGCAAGAAAGAGAGACACTGCTGATGAAAATAAGTACCTTGGAACAAGACAGGGCAAGGCTGCAGAGATTAGAAGAAGAGCTGAACCGTGCAAAGATTACACTGGAATCAGAGTCTCGTTTGAAACAACGGCTGGAAAGTGAGAAACAACAAATCCTGAATGACTTAAATCAGTGGAAGAGCCAGTATTCCCGAAACGAAGAGACCATTAGAAAGTTTGAATCTGAGCGAGAGAAGAGCGAGAGGGAGAAGAATGCCCTGAGGGTTGAGATTGAAAGGTTACAAATGGAGATTAAGAGGATTGAAGACCGATACAAGTGCAGATTGGAAGAGGTGAGCTGCAAAAGCCAATCGGAGATGGATGCTGAGCGCCTCAGAATGCAAAGGGAGATTGAGAAACTTAAGTATCGCCCATGTGGATCCCACAGATGTACTCAGACGGAAGAGGAATTTGCCATTGATCCTTCCAAATTGCTGTTTAATGGGCTGCGTAAGAAAATTACAGCAATTCAGCTCTATGAATGTCAGTTGATAGACAAAAACACCCTGGATAAGCTCCTGAGGGGGCAAAGGTCAGTGGAAGAAGTTGCTGCTGACATTGAACCTTATCTTAGAGGGGCAGGGGCTATTGCAGGAGCATCTCTTACTCCAAAGGAGAAGTACACTTTGTTGGAGGCCAAACGGAAGCAGCTTCTTACCCCAGAAAACACAGTCCTGCTTTTAGAAGCTCAGGCAGCTACAGGAGGCGTGATTGACCCGCACAGAAATGAGTTGTTGACTGTGGACAGTGCGATTGCCAGAGACCTCATTGACTTTGATGACCGAGAACAAATCTATACAGCAGAGAAGGCTATTTTGGGATTTAAAGATCCATTCTCAGGAAAAACAGTGCCAGTGTCTGATGCCATCAAGAAAAATCTGATTGACAGGGAAACTGGGATTCGCCTGCTTGAAGCCCAGATGGCTGCAGGAGGCATTGTTGACCCTGTCAACAGTGTTTTCTTGCCAAAAGATGTTGCTTTGTCTCGTGGGTTGATTGACAAAGACCTGTACAGAGTCCTGAATAACCCTCAAGGTGCTTCAAAGAATTTTATTGACCCTGCAACCAAGAAGGCGGTCAGTTACATCCAGCTGAGGGAAAAATGCAGGATTGAACCTCACACTGGCTTACTTCTCCTTCCCGTGCAGAAGAGAAGTATGTCATTTCAAGGGATTAGGCAGCCTGTCCCCATAAGTGAACTGGTCAGCTCTGGAATTATTCAGGAATCGACAGCATGTGGTCTCGAAGCAGGCACAATTAGTGTGGAAGAAGTCAGTGACAGTATTAAGGATTTCCTCCAAGGCTCTAGTTGCATAGCAGGGATCTACAATGAGACCACTAAAGAGAAACTTGGCATTTACCAAGCCATGAAAATAGGCCTGGTTAGACCGGGAACAGCCCTTGAACTTCTGGAAGCCCAAGCAGCCACTGGTTTCATTGTGGATCCTGTCAGCAGTATGAGGCTACCAGTTGAGGAAGCTTACAAAAGAGGCCTTGTTGGAATTGAATTTAAAGACAAACTTCTCTCTGCTGAAAGAGCAGTCACAGGGTACAAAGACCCGGAAACAGGAAATATCATCTCCTTGTTCCAGGCAATGAATAAGGAGCTCATTGAGAAAGGCCATGGCATTCGTTTGCTGGAGGCTCAGATTGCCACTGGGGGAATCATTGACCCCAAAGAAAGCCACCGTTTGCCGGTTGACATGGCATACAAACGTGGTTACTTCAATGAAGAGCTCAATTTAATTCTTTCAGACCCAAGTGATGATACGAAGGGTTTTTTCGATCCTAACACCGAAGAAAATCTGACCTACCTGCAGCTGAAAGAAAGGTGCATAAAGGATGAAGCAACAGGGCTCTGTCTTCTCCCCCTGAGAGACAAGAAAAAGGTGGTGCAAACATCACAGAAGAACACCCTTAGGAAACGCAGGGTTGTTATCGTAGATCCAGAAACAAACCGGGAAATGTCAGTGCAGGAGGCATACAATAAAGGTCTCATAGATTATGACACCTACATGGAACTTTCTGAACAGGAGTGTGAGTGGGAAGAAATAACTATTACAGGGTCAGATGGAAGCACAAGAGTGGTCCTTGTGGACAGGAAAACAGGCAATCAGTACGACGTTCAGGATGCTATTGATAAGGGTCTTGTTGAAAGGAAGTTTTTTGACCAGTACCGTTCTGGAAGCTTGAGCCTTACACAGTTTGCAGACATGATTTCCTGCAAGAATGGCGGTGATGAAGTATTTAAGCATGAGTCAGTAACTAAATCTCCCACAGTGCTGAGTGTCAGGAGTTCTTCAGTGAGAAGGAGTGGTTCTTTTTCAGCACCCCTGGAGGAATGCAGCCCCATTGCAGCCATATTTGATACTGAAAACTTGGAGAGAATCTCCATTTCAGAAGCTATACAACGGGGCATTGTTGACAGCATTACAGGACAGCGGTTGCTCGAAGCCCAGGCCTGCACTGGAGGCATAATATGCCCTACTACAGGCCAAAGGCTTTCACTTCAGGATGCAGTTGCTCAAGGCATCATTGATCATGATATGGCCACACGGCTCAAGCCAGCTCAGAAGGCCTTCTTAGGGTTTGAAGGCTTAAAGGGTGGCACTAGAATGTCAGCAGCAGAGGCAGTGAAGGAAAAGTGGCTGCCTTATGAGGCTGGTCAGCGCTTTCTTGAATTCCAGTACCTCACTGGAGGCCTCGTCGATCCAGAAGTGCGTGGAAGAATTAGTATGGAGGAAGCCATTAGGAAAGGATTGATAGATGGACGGAATGCTCAGAGATTGCAAGACACTAACAGCTATACCAAAATTCTGACCTGCCCCAAAACCAAGCTGAAAATATCCTACAAAGATGCAATGAGTCGATCAATGGTGGAGGACGTGACTGGGCTGAGACTGTTGGAAGCTTCTTCTGTTTCATCCAAAGGCATCTCTAGTCCCTATAatgtctcctctgcccctggctCCCGCTCAGGCTCCCGCTCAGGCTCCCAAAGTGGATCTAGGAGAGGAAGTTTAGATGCATCAGCAAATACTTCATATTCTTATTCCTATTCatccttcagcagcagctctatcGGGCGTTAG